Proteins found in one Methanospirillum hungatei JF-1 genomic segment:
- a CDS encoding sensor histidine kinase — translation MQKEKIEILRNTLQNVKKPLSIAEISRLSELSRITTARYLDQMYLSGQVKMFEIGKAKKFILSSEQYTHNLYDLSTNFVLILDQNLRVVFINESYLKKIKIFKDNIIGKRIQSLNLDIFSSPEILSLLHEFRGEGVAQHHVTIEINDASHVYSVIIAKISFLTNFLATAIIAQDITEKFKSDEKLHFLASMVSSSEDAIIGIDLHGIIRSWNDGAHKIFGYKNDDVIGKSISLIFPPEKEEEYLDLLYKVMAGELSVLKGTYLLSRNNVDTDISYTISPVTDDNGNIIGLSIIIRDITDLNTIQKALIVSKKKIKILSGITRHDILNQLQALDAFSDLIKPSLVKEPQALEYLRHISTCSNKIRQQIQFTREYEEIGDSVPIWQPLDMVVKAAAIDFLPETIVLNLEITDYELFADPMLMLVFYNLMDNSIRHGIHVTKINISLVEDVSGMAVLVYEDNGIGIPDLLKNQIFEKGYGKNSGLGLFLVREILEITGFEIKETGRENVGARFEITIPARAFRKNRT, via the coding sequence ATGCAAAAAGAGAAGATTGAGATTCTTCGTAATACATTGCAGAATGTCAAAAAGCCTCTTTCTATTGCAGAAATATCAAGGTTGTCTGAATTATCCCGAATTACTACGGCACGATATCTTGATCAGATGTACCTGTCAGGTCAGGTGAAGATGTTTGAGATTGGTAAGGCTAAAAAATTCATCCTGAGCTCTGAACAATATACACATAATCTCTATGATCTCTCTACTAATTTTGTATTGATTCTTGATCAAAACCTTCGTGTTGTATTTATCAATGAATCATACTTGAAAAAAATCAAGATTTTTAAGGACAATATTATTGGGAAGAGGATACAGTCATTAAATCTGGACATCTTTTCTTCTCCGGAAATTCTATCATTGCTACATGAGTTTCGTGGTGAGGGTGTTGCGCAGCATCATGTTACTATTGAAATAAATGATGCATCTCATGTGTATTCTGTTATAATTGCAAAAATTTCATTTTTAACAAATTTTCTCGCAACTGCCATCATTGCTCAGGATATTACCGAGAAATTCAAAAGTGATGAGAAACTCCATTTTTTAGCCTCAATGGTCTCTTCATCTGAAGATGCAATTATTGGTATTGATCTTCATGGAATTATCCGGTCCTGGAATGATGGTGCTCATAAGATATTTGGATATAAAAATGATGATGTAATTGGGAAAAGCATTTCCCTGATTTTTCCGCCTGAAAAAGAGGAGGAATATTTAGATCTTTTATATAAAGTAATGGCAGGGGAATTAAGTGTTCTAAAAGGAACCTATCTGCTATCCAGAAATAATGTCGATACAGATATCTCGTACACGATCTCTCCTGTAACCGACGATAATGGAAATATTATCGGGTTATCAATTATTATCAGGGACATTACTGATTTAAATACGATACAAAAAGCATTAATCGTCTCCAAAAAAAAGATCAAGATTTTATCAGGCATTACACGACATGATATCCTGAATCAGCTTCAGGCACTTGATGCATTCTCTGACCTGATAAAGCCATCTCTAGTGAAAGAACCTCAGGCTTTAGAATACCTACGTCATATATCAACCTGTAGTAATAAAATCAGACAACAGATACAATTTACACGGGAATATGAGGAAATTGGTGATAGTGTTCCTATATGGCAGCCTTTAGATATGGTGGTAAAGGCCGCAGCTATTGATTTTTTGCCAGAAACGATTGTTCTCAACCTTGAGATTACAGATTATGAATTATTTGCAGATCCCATGCTGATGCTCGTTTTCTATAATCTGATGGATAACTCAATTCGTCACGGGATTCATGTTACAAAGATCAACATCTCTCTCGTTGAAGATGTATCTGGGATGGCTGTCCTTGTTTATGAAGACAATGGAATTGGCATTCCTGATTTATTGAAAAATCAAATCTTCGAAAAGGGATATGGCAAAAATAGTGGTCTTGGGTTATTTCTGGTCCGTGAGATTCTGGAAATCACAGGATTTGAGATTAAAGAGACTGGCAGGGAAAACGTTGGAGCACGATTTGAGATCACCATTCCTGCACGGGCATTCAGGAAGAATCGAACATGA
- a CDS encoding ABC transporter substrate-binding protein, translated as MGLNAKIGSVMVVLLCIWCVSAHQEIIIGTIIDEQGDCASYAAGVEAAIDLAVSDLNDSYAKSGLDTTVTIIKSTSNGTRESAAQAAEDLISQGARVIVGPSSSEEVSGVLPILTSTGIFSVNPSSSRALSLPGDPMVRLCPDDSNLMKAVLRYHQMNPQDSQRTMIVILAREDLYGKVLSDMFSSSEQMADPVTYPAHTRDFTQALKTLDSIVDPMIAEVGERNVTIIVVSLDETGDLLAQASAYPGLDKARWEGMDGAALHTTILENETAAAFAYKTGFTALSFNIAQPPVSDYWRVFDAVKDAKGGKVPCIYEILAYDQTLMAAWIEQNNPKNPEEMLYIADNYGKYSYAATGWLKLNENSDREFGDYYFYTVDKSEDGYYWKPVYVYKYESDTIQSLNGINNTFMERFLEK; from the coding sequence ATGGGGTTAAATGCGAAAATTGGTTCAGTTATGGTAGTACTACTCTGCATCTGGTGTGTTTCAGCTCACCAGGAGATTATCATCGGCACAATAATCGATGAACAAGGAGACTGTGCTTCATATGCAGCGGGAGTAGAAGCGGCAATAGATCTTGCGGTTTCAGATTTAAATGACAGTTATGCGAAATCAGGCCTGGATACCACAGTCACGATAATAAAATCTACCTCCAACGGGACACGGGAGAGTGCTGCACAGGCAGCTGAAGACCTAATCAGTCAGGGTGCCAGGGTAATAGTCGGTCCTTCTTCTTCAGAAGAAGTATCCGGCGTTCTCCCAATCCTCACTAGTACAGGGATATTCTCGGTAAATCCATCGTCATCGAGAGCCCTCTCTCTCCCCGGCGATCCGATGGTAAGATTATGTCCTGATGATTCAAACCTGATGAAAGCGGTATTAAGATATCACCAGATGAACCCGCAGGACTCTCAAAGAACAATGATCGTGATTCTTGCACGGGAAGATCTCTATGGTAAGGTATTGAGCGATATGTTCTCATCATCTGAGCAGATGGCAGATCCTGTTACCTACCCGGCTCATACCCGCGACTTTACCCAGGCCCTGAAAACTCTTGATTCAATTGTAGATCCGATGATTGCGGAGGTCGGAGAGAGGAATGTTACCATCATCGTCGTCTCCCTGGATGAGACGGGTGATCTTCTGGCACAGGCATCCGCCTATCCAGGCCTTGACAAAGCACGGTGGGAAGGTATGGATGGTGCAGCACTTCATACAACCATCCTGGAGAATGAAACCGCTGCAGCGTTTGCTTATAAAACCGGATTCACCGCTCTTTCATTTAATATCGCTCAGCCGCCGGTATCAGATTATTGGCGGGTTTTTGATGCAGTAAAAGATGCAAAAGGGGGGAAGGTCCCCTGTATCTATGAGATCCTTGCATATGATCAGACCCTAATGGCTGCATGGATAGAACAGAATAACCCTAAAAATCCTGAAGAGATGCTCTATATCGCTGATAATTATGGGAAGTATTCCTATGCTGCAACGGGTTGGCTGAAACTCAATGAAAACAGTGACCGGGAGTTTGGGGATTATTATTTTTACACAGTGGATAAATCCGAAGATGGATATTACTGGAAGCCGGTCTATGTATACAAGTATGAAAGTGATACTATTCAATCCCTGAATGGTATCAACAATACGTTCATGGAACGATTTTTGGAGAAATAA
- a CDS encoding zinc ribbon domain-containing protein, with translation MFCHQCGAEVSEGSKFCESCGAQVNQDFEYKYEEKQTGQKTHYTLSENQKNPTLAAIASFLWSGMGQVYNGNLFKGFAFLIGALIGSMIFLIPGIIIWIFGIYDAYNTANQMNRGEIPYVEHSMGQIIIFVLATLALIVIFFIFGLAIAGF, from the coding sequence ATGTTCTGTCATCAGTGTGGAGCTGAAGTATCTGAGGGGAGCAAATTCTGTGAATCTTGTGGAGCACAGGTCAACCAGGATTTTGAATACAAATACGAAGAAAAACAAACCGGGCAGAAAACCCACTATACCTTATCTGAAAACCAGAAGAATCCCACCCTTGCTGCCATCGCAAGTTTTCTCTGGTCCGGGATGGGGCAGGTCTATAACGGAAACCTGTTCAAGGGGTTTGCCTTTCTCATTGGTGCTCTGATTGGATCAATGATATTTCTTATACCAGGTATCATCATCTGGATCTTCGGGATTTACGATGCATATAATACTGCGAACCAGATGAATCGTGGAGAAATTCCCTATGTGGAACACAGCATGGGCCAGATCATCATATTTGTTCTGGCAACGCTTGCATTAATTGTGATATTCTTCATATTTGGCCTTGCCATCGCAGGATTCTGA
- a CDS encoding molybdopterin molybdotransferase MoeA, with amino-acid sequence MKEAQKLILSSFKNQTKSRFIPVKNALGYTLADPVSIFRTIPPVTLAGMDGIALKSKETRGASNEHLREVSGISVNIGLPVPDDYDTIISPEEVRKTEKGQYLISKPISPRQHIIPKGSEAEKGQIIMQADHVLTPYDIAALIHFGVKDVAVRHWKVGMIATGDEIIPSKKEPHPGEIVDTNTIMISGYLQGFGVLTEGFPITPDEPDLIASRILSACDTCDIVLVLGGTSAGTKDYSVDAIEKAGNLLFHGVAMEPGKPVLCGSVMGKPVLGMPGSPAACLLSFFQFVFPLLKSWGVPIPPKKHVIGEITRDIEPFFGYDLFYLVRTRYEDGVIRIFPLEWEFGYITGISADGILHLPEWSNGYRKGERVQISLIR; translated from the coding sequence ATGAAGGAAGCCCAAAAACTTATTTTATCCTCATTTAAAAATCAAACAAAAAGCAGGTTCATTCCGGTAAAAAATGCTCTTGGGTATACCCTTGCAGATCCCGTCAGTATATTCAGGACCATCCCTCCGGTCACCCTTGCAGGAATGGATGGAATCGCTCTGAAAAGCAAAGAGACGAGGGGGGCATCGAATGAGCACCTCCGTGAAGTTTCCGGGATTTCCGTAAATATCGGCCTTCCTGTACCTGATGATTATGACACGATCATCTCCCCTGAAGAGGTTCGAAAAACTGAAAAAGGCCAGTACCTGATCTCAAAACCGATCTCTCCCCGTCAGCATATCATACCGAAAGGATCAGAAGCTGAAAAGGGTCAGATAATTATGCAGGCAGATCATGTACTGACCCCGTATGATATTGCAGCACTGATTCATTTCGGTGTAAAGGACGTCGCGGTAAGGCACTGGAAGGTTGGGATGATTGCCACGGGGGATGAGATAATTCCATCGAAAAAGGAACCACACCCTGGTGAGATCGTTGATACAAACACGATAATGATATCCGGATATCTTCAGGGATTTGGCGTACTCACCGAAGGGTTTCCAATAACACCTGATGAACCTGATCTTATTGCATCCCGGATACTCTCTGCATGTGATACTTGTGATATCGTTCTTGTTTTAGGGGGAACTTCTGCCGGCACAAAGGATTATTCTGTTGATGCCATAGAAAAGGCCGGGAACCTTCTTTTTCACGGTGTAGCCATGGAGCCGGGAAAGCCGGTGCTCTGTGGTTCTGTAATGGGAAAACCAGTTCTTGGCATGCCAGGTTCTCCTGCCGCCTGTTTATTATCCTTCTTCCAGTTTGTATTCCCACTGCTCAAATCCTGGGGAGTTCCCATACCTCCGAAAAAACATGTCATCGGAGAGATAACCCGGGATATTGAGCCTTTCTTTGGATATGATCTCTTTTATCTTGTCAGAACGCGATATGAAGATGGCGTTATACGTATTTTCCCTCTTGAATGGGAATTTGGATACATAACCGGCATCAGTGCAGACGGCATACTCCATCTTCCGGAGTGGAGCAACGGGTATAGAAAAGGGGAAAGAGTCCAGATATCTTTAATCAGATAG
- a CDS encoding response regulator produces the protein MHNRPCIGKSYSDREKLSLIYVDDNHLMLDVMKHFLERDLTIDVQTFLSPKNAISYLKTHPMDLILSDYEMPDMNGAEFLLHLRSQGINTPFILYTSNNHEEISADIFKQEYVHYISKCGPIEQHITRLKEIIQKYDNITKSDLYGTTSSNTDLDLIITNL, from the coding sequence GTGCATAATCGTCCCTGCATAGGTAAATCATATTCGGATAGAGAGAAACTTTCATTAATTTATGTAGATGACAATCATCTCATGCTTGATGTCATGAAACATTTTTTGGAGAGAGATCTAACAATAGATGTTCAGACATTTTTATCCCCAAAAAATGCCATTTCATATTTAAAAACCCATCCTATGGATTTAATATTATCCGATTATGAAATGCCTGATATGAATGGGGCTGAGTTCCTTTTACATCTCCGCTCCCAGGGAATTAATACACCATTTATACTTTATACCTCTAACAACCATGAAGAAATATCTGCAGATATTTTCAAACAAGAGTATGTTCACTATATATCAAAATGTGGCCCGATAGAGCAGCATATCACCCGGTTAAAGGAGATCATTCAGAAATACGACAATATCACCAAATCTGATTTATATGGAACCACAAGTTCTAATACGGATCTAGATCTGATCATTACGAACCTATGA
- a CDS encoding PAS domain-containing protein, whose amino-acid sequence MNKSALIFFHQSDKTVIGKRIDFLHLEIFSSPEFIQGLKEFSFQKVKKMELEIHKNELSHWYEITIMNISIRPGSLFIAVIASNITETVVTRSKIMENEAMYRSLFEYAPIPINEVDFSQIKQYFDELKKIGLEDIRFYLDQYPDELIKCCNLVKVRHINIKSKNDYLITGGDYYNVMKYLTPLFTKETMNNLKELFVSLYEGLDYFYFPSSVITSNGKFRYFSNYVSDASPNNDLSRIYISYLDVTEQKTLQLQLLQNNKDLIGVTEEVIAHDAEIKIQIDDLKNQHDDAQNRTILYTQLLDATHIPVIIFDSSMIITWASTEMARLMGYSDNDLYGKNIRILFPDTNGFKQFYQFIVHNESTGKYGEFSILHQSGISLPVLWLHVENITLSDGKKTYATIVQKINS is encoded by the coding sequence ATGAATAAATCTGCATTAATCTTTTTTCACCAGTCTGATAAAACAGTGATTGGGAAAAGGATAGACTTTTTGCATTTGGAGATTTTTTCATCTCCTGAATTTATTCAGGGATTGAAAGAATTCTCTTTCCAAAAAGTTAAAAAAATGGAACTTGAAATCCATAAAAATGAACTCTCTCATTGGTATGAAATAACAATTATGAATATTTCAATTCGGCCGGGCTCTCTTTTTATTGCAGTAATTGCATCGAATATAACGGAAACGGTAGTAACCAGAAGTAAAATAATGGAAAATGAGGCAATGTACCGATCACTATTTGAATATGCCCCTATTCCGATTAATGAAGTTGATTTTTCTCAAATTAAACAATATTTTGATGAATTAAAGAAAATAGGCTTAGAAGATATCAGATTCTACTTGGATCAATATCCGGATGAATTGATAAAATGTTGTAACCTTGTTAAGGTCCGACATATAAATATAAAAAGTAAGAATGATTATCTAATCACCGGGGGTGATTACTACAATGTCATGAAATATCTGACACCCCTATTCACAAAAGAAACAATGAATAATTTAAAAGAATTGTTTGTTTCCCTATATGAAGGCTTGGATTATTTTTATTTTCCTTCATCTGTTATTACTTCAAATGGAAAATTTCGGTATTTCTCAAACTATGTTTCGGATGCATCACCAAACAATGATCTTTCGAGAATATATATATCTTATCTGGATGTAACCGAACAAAAAACCCTACAATTACAATTACTGCAAAATAATAAAGATCTCATCGGGGTAACCGAAGAAGTAATTGCCCATGATGCAGAAATTAAAATTCAGATCGATGATCTGAAAAATCAACATGATGATGCTCAAAACCGGACTATTCTCTATACTCAACTATTAGATGCCACTCATATTCCTGTAATCATATTTGATTCATCAATGATCATCACTTGGGCAAGTACTGAAATGGCTCGATTAATGGGATATTCAGATAATGATTTATATGGAAAAAATATCAGAATATTATTTCCGGATACGAATGGGTTCAAACAATTCTATCAGTTTATTGTTCATAATGAATCTACCGGTAAATATGGTGAATTTTCAATCTTACATCAGTCCGGGATATCTTTACCGGTTCTGTGGCTTCATGTAGAAAATATTACATTATCTGATGGAAAAAAGACTTATGCGACAATAGTTCAAAAAATTAATTCATGA